A single region of the Candidatus Omnitrophota bacterium genome encodes:
- the ribF gene encoding riboflavin biosynthesis protein RibF yields the protein MEVRNFDEQLKPLFPSPVLTLGVFDGVHRGHQALLSRVVGEARACGGTPAVLTFAPHPLSVLRPGDSPEPLAPLEIRLRLFEENGIEFAVRAAFTPQMADLDAEIFLQQVVERIAPARIIVSSDFHFGKNQSGDVQFLKKSGPKYGFAAEEFGLVLHHGVKIGSRGIRDAVRLGDLKTAAEHLGRPYSVVGKVVPGDQIGRHIQVPTANIDLKSLVLPPSGVYAVKVLWAGDSYLGVCNLGKRPTVIEPGVNHETRLEVHLLDFEGDLYGQSIEVFFHDRLRDEKKFAGLEELSVQIRQDISKARTLLK from the coding sequence GTGGAAGTCCGAAACTTTGATGAGCAGCTCAAACCGCTGTTTCCATCCCCGGTTTTGACTCTGGGGGTCTTTGACGGCGTGCATCGGGGCCACCAGGCTTTGTTAAGCCGCGTAGTAGGGGAGGCCCGCGCCTGCGGGGGGACCCCTGCGGTTTTGACCTTTGCCCCGCATCCGTTATCTGTTCTGCGTCCCGGGGACTCACCCGAGCCTTTGGCCCCCTTGGAAATCCGCTTGCGCTTGTTTGAAGAGAACGGAATTGAATTCGCGGTCCGCGCTGCTTTTACTCCGCAAATGGCGGACCTTGATGCGGAGATCTTTCTGCAGCAGGTGGTGGAACGGATTGCGCCTGCGCGCATTATCGTCAGCAGCGATTTCCATTTTGGAAAGAATCAATCCGGGGATGTGCAGTTTCTTAAGAAGTCAGGACCCAAGTACGGTTTTGCGGCCGAAGAATTTGGGCTCGTCCTGCATCACGGCGTTAAGATTGGCAGCCGGGGGATCCGGGATGCAGTCCGTTTGGGTGACCTTAAGACCGCAGCAGAGCATTTGGGCCGGCCCTATTCTGTGGTGGGGAAGGTGGTCCCCGGAGATCAGATCGGGCGGCATATTCAGGTACCGACTGCAAATATTGATCTCAAATCTTTGGTCCTTCCTCCTTCAGGTGTTTATGCCGTGAAAGTTTTGTGGGCAGGCGATTCCTATTTGGGCGTTTGTAATTTGGGTAAGCGGCCCACAGTGATTGAGCCGGGCGTGAATCACGAGACCCGGCTGGAAGTGCACCTCCTGGATTTTGAGGGCGATCTGTACGGCCAAAGCATCGAAGTTTTCTTTCACGATCGCCTGCGGGACGAGAAAAAATTCGCCGGCCTCGAAGAACTCTCCGTGCAGATTCGTCAGGACATCTCCAAAGCCCGCACTCTTCTCAAGTAG
- the mraZ gene encoding division/cell wall cluster transcriptional repressor MraZ, which translates to MFYGEYEHQLDSKGRVFMPAKLRQVLEAHGVQKCYVTRGLDRCLFLYTGEEWKKQEEQFKALPMTKASARQFNRIYFGGATEVEFDRQGRINLPAHLKGYASIEKEVVFIGVSDRVEIWSREAWSSYFEKSQQTFEEVAERLVDGAPDDTKA; encoded by the coding sequence GTGTTCTACGGCGAGTACGAGCATCAACTGGATTCCAAAGGCCGAGTGTTCATGCCGGCAAAGCTTCGGCAAGTTCTCGAGGCCCACGGAGTCCAGAAATGTTACGTCACTCGAGGCCTGGATCGCTGCCTTTTCCTTTATACGGGCGAGGAGTGGAAGAAGCAGGAGGAGCAATTCAAGGCCTTACCCATGACCAAGGCCTCAGCCCGGCAGTTCAACCGAATCTATTTTGGCGGCGCCACAGAAGTGGAATTTGACCGCCAAGGCCGCATCAATCTGCCGGCCCACCTCAAAGGATATGCCAGCATTGAAAAGGAAGTGGTTTTCATCGGCGTTTCCGACCGGGTGGAGATCTGGTCCCGGGAGGCATGGAGCTCTTATTTTGAAAAGTCCCAGCAGACTTTTGAAGAAGTGGCGGAACGGTTAGTAGACGGAGCACCGGATGACACAAAAGCCTAA